Proteins found in one Micromonospora sp. WMMD1082 genomic segment:
- a CDS encoding LLM class flavin-dependent oxidoreductase yields MTNYAGAIRIGWLAEQRLPWADLLEVTQQVERLGFDSVWLSDHLTDERGRWFLDPWTALGAVLSCVPRIEAGTLVASSSLRPPLLTAQMARTLSGIGPDRFVLGLGTGGSQEEHERAGVAFGDLDRRVAALRETCMLVRDSVATSSPWSSTRDGAAVAHAPIPLLVGGGGSAVLRVAAQYADRWTIWGTPRHLAEKGATLSAFARDAGRRPEDIARGAIVMILPHHLPLREHSEPWPAELRGGETEIRRQLAEYAAAGVGEIVVCDFGVQPEHRLAALEWFASVVDSDRRLARPGVPS; encoded by the coding sequence ATGACCAATTACGCAGGCGCCATCCGGATCGGCTGGTTAGCGGAGCAGCGACTCCCCTGGGCGGATCTACTCGAAGTGACCCAACAGGTCGAACGCCTTGGTTTCGACAGCGTTTGGCTGTCCGACCACCTGACCGACGAGCGGGGCAGATGGTTCCTGGACCCGTGGACGGCCCTCGGCGCCGTGTTGAGCTGTGTTCCACGTATCGAAGCGGGGACGTTGGTGGCCTCCAGCAGTCTCCGTCCACCTCTGCTGACCGCCCAAATGGCGAGGACTCTTTCCGGCATCGGACCTGATCGCTTCGTGCTGGGGCTCGGAACCGGAGGTTCTCAGGAGGAGCACGAACGCGCCGGTGTCGCGTTCGGCGACCTCGATCGGAGGGTGGCGGCGCTTCGGGAGACATGCATGCTTGTCCGGGACAGCGTAGCTACCAGCTCACCCTGGTCCAGCACCCGCGACGGAGCGGCAGTTGCGCACGCGCCCATTCCACTCCTTGTCGGGGGCGGCGGATCGGCCGTCCTGAGGGTCGCTGCTCAGTACGCCGATCGCTGGACTATTTGGGGCACCCCGCGGCACCTTGCGGAGAAGGGTGCGACGCTGTCCGCCTTCGCCCGTGACGCTGGCCGGCGCCCCGAAGATATTGCGAGGGGCGCGATAGTCATGATCCTGCCCCACCATCTACCGCTTCGTGAGCACTCGGAGCCTTGGCCGGCAGAGTTACGTGGCGGCGAGACAGAGATCCGCCGCCAGTTGGCTGAGTACGCGGCGGCGGGCGTCGGCGAGATCGTCGTATGCGACTTCGGAGTCCAGCCGGAGCATCGGCTAGCAGCACTGGAATGGTTCGCATCCGTCGTCGACAGCGACCGTCGGTTGGCTAGGCCGGGGGTCCCCTCGTGA
- a CDS encoding glycosyltransferase family 4 protein has product MANEPLRITHLIRAKPPGEVGGADAHLLDLASAQATAGHGVRVVFLGPAHLSMALRDRGVPVIDIHSMSMIAWLRATWTAVRADPPDVVHSHGYRADFVAVALRLLRPSSARWTLAMTVHGFIRTPHSLRVMSRLNEHALRYADVVIAVSSPETQRLTAMLRRKVSFIPNGVAHTELLPRHEARRRLGANPARRAVAFVGRLSPEKRPDLFVAMAALVARDRPEAEFIVVGSGDRYDQTVRLAAAVPNVPISFTGLVPDVASLMKCFDVLVCPSDTEGTPRVVIEAMSAGVPVVASRVGGLPDLIVDGRTGFLVPPDSAAALAERVSRLLGDESLSREMSHRARTHAKRTLSVAAMASRVTTAYRSGRGDTAPESNVGAAAMSGDPDGCQA; this is encoded by the coding sequence ATGGCCAATGAACCCCTTCGGATCACCCACCTGATCCGAGCGAAGCCTCCTGGCGAAGTCGGTGGCGCCGACGCTCACCTCCTGGATCTGGCGTCGGCGCAAGCTACGGCCGGCCACGGTGTTCGCGTGGTCTTTCTGGGTCCGGCTCACCTCAGCATGGCGCTACGCGACCGTGGAGTACCGGTGATCGACATCCACTCCATGTCGATGATCGCGTGGCTACGCGCCACCTGGACCGCGGTGCGCGCCGACCCGCCCGACGTGGTGCATTCGCATGGCTACCGCGCTGACTTTGTGGCCGTGGCCCTGCGGCTTCTCCGGCCCTCATCGGCGCGGTGGACCCTGGCCATGACCGTCCACGGCTTCATCCGGACGCCCCACAGCCTACGGGTGATGAGCCGGCTGAATGAACACGCACTGCGGTACGCCGACGTCGTGATCGCGGTCAGCTCGCCCGAGACTCAGCGCCTGACCGCAATGCTCCGGCGGAAGGTGAGCTTCATACCCAACGGAGTTGCACACACCGAGCTCCTTCCTCGCCACGAGGCGCGTCGACGGCTCGGTGCCAACCCTGCGCGACGGGCCGTCGCGTTCGTCGGACGCTTGTCCCCCGAGAAGCGCCCCGACCTTTTCGTCGCTATGGCGGCCCTCGTCGCCCGGGACCGGCCGGAGGCTGAGTTCATCGTTGTCGGCAGCGGAGACCGGTATGACCAAACCGTGCGGCTGGCCGCGGCCGTTCCGAATGTGCCTATCTCCTTCACCGGGCTGGTGCCCGACGTCGCATCCCTTATGAAGTGTTTTGACGTGCTCGTGTGCCCGTCCGACACGGAAGGAACTCCGAGAGTCGTGATCGAAGCCATGTCTGCCGGCGTGCCCGTCGTCGCTTCCCGAGTGGGTGGGTTACCGGACCTCATCGTCGATGGGAGGACGGGGTTCCTCGTCCCGCCGGATTCCGCAGCGGCCCTCGCCGAGCGGGTCAGCCGGCTACTCGGCGACGAGTCGCTCTCACGCGAGATGAGCCATCGTGCGCGCACCCATGCGAAGCGGACGCTCTCCGTGGCGGCGATGGCAAGCCGTGTCACCACCGCCTACCGATCCGGTCGCGGTGACACCGCGCCAGAATCCAACGTTGGTGCAGCGGCCATGTCGGGCGACCCGGATGGGTGCCAGGCATGA